The following is a genomic window from Geminicoccus roseus DSM 18922.
GCCGGTGCAGGCCTTGAGCAGCGCGGCGTCGGCAATCGGCACCACCAGGGCCTCCGCCCGATGGCGCATCCGCTCGGCGATCCGGCCGGCCAGCCGGTCGTCGGCCTCCGAGGGCGCGCAATAGGTGGGCAGGAACAGGACCCGCACGCCGTGCCGCTCGACCTGCCGATCGAGCAGGCCGGCCAGCCGCTCGACCAGGATCTGCCCCTGCGGACTGTCCTGCGGGTCGGCCAGCCCCAGCCGCCGGGCGAACTTGCGCGGGATCAGCCGCGGCTCGGGCGGGAACCAGCGCCGCACGGCCACCCCCAGGATCGGGCGTCCGTCATCGGGCAGGCCGGCCCGCTCCAGATGGGCGCGTGCCTGTCCAGGATCGGCCGGCTCCAGGCAGATCGCCGGATCCGGCAGGAGTTGCACCGGCCGATCGGCCAGGGCCTGCGCCACCTTCTGGGCGAGCGGGTCGCGCACCGTGAGCTGGGTCATGGTCCGGAACGCGGCGCGCGCGGCCAGCCGGCTGCTACGATGGCCAAGGGGGCCTACCCCCAGCGCGAACCCGGCGACCTTGGCGCCGGCGGCGCGCGCCGCCAGGGTTTGGGCCGCCCAGTACGGCATCTTCAGGAGGCTGTCGTCGTCCTGGAACAGCCCGCCACCCCCGACCAGGACGAGGTCGGAGCGGCGCATCGCCTGCAAGAGCGCGCCGGCCGCCCCCCGCCGCACCGTCGCCACCCCCAGTTCCCGCGCCACCTGCTCGGGCCGGCTCGTCACCACGGTGATGGCCGCCTCGGGCGCATGGCGGCGCAGGAGAGCGCAGGTGGCCGTCCGGATCGCCTGGTCGCCGATATTGCCGTCGGCATCGCCGGCCAGGATCAGGATCCGCATGTCGGCCCCTCCGGCCGGGCCAGCCATGCGCTTCGATCCCTTCGAAACCTGTGCACCATCCGAATGGGTCATGGCCGTTCAAGTCTCTCCTGCGTCCCGGCTGCACCAGCACATCGGCCGGCGTCGCTTTAGCGGATCATGCGATTGCAATACGCGTCAATTCAGGTGACGTTGCTGGATAGTGGCCAGCCGCGCCCACGTCGTCCAGGGGCAGCATCCGGAAAAATAAGCGGCTTCCGGAACAAGGCTATTCGGCGGCTTTCTGAGGAGATGTGTCGCGATGGAAAGCAACCAGGAAACTTTCAATGATTGCGCACCGATTTTTGTACTTGGTTCGACCCGATCCGGAACGACACTTACTCGATCCATTTTGAGCGCCCATAGCAACATCGCGATTGCCGATGGGTTCCACTACTGGGTCGAGGTTGCCCATTTTTCGAAAGTCGTTCCCGACCTCCGGGCGCCGGGAGCACTGGACCAGTTCTTCACGCTGCTGAGGACGTCGCGGCACTTTGTGCACATCGCCGATCTCGATCCCGAGCTCGCCGAGGTGCGCACTCTCCTGGAACAAGATCCGAATCCCACGCCTGCCCGGTATTTCCGCTACGCCATGGAGACTTATGCCCGGCGGCGGGGAGCCGCCCGCTTTGGCGAGAAGACCTCCGCCAATGTCCGCTACCTCGACGAGGTCCAGGCGATGTTCCCTCAGGGCAGGATCCTCAACCTCGTCCGCGATCCGCGCGCCAACGTCACCTCGCATCTCCATGTCCCCTGGGCGTCGCGCGATGTGGTCTCTCTGGCGCTCAAATGGAAGCTGGCGGTGCGCTCCTTCCTCGATTTCCAGGCACGCGGCCCTCGATATCCGCAGAACGTGATGGAAGTGCGCTACGAGGACCTCGTGGACGAGCCGGAGGCGGTCATCCGCCGGATCTGCGCCTTTGTCGGCGAGCCCTACGACCCGAAGATGCTGGCCCACCAGGACCATTCCGGCATCAAGGTCAGCGCCCTGCCCTGGAAGACCGGCGTCACCAAGGCGATCTACGGCGGCGCGGTCGACCGCTGGCGCCAGGAGCTGACCGGCCCGCGCCTGGCCCTCGTCCAATGGCTGACCGCCCCGGAGATGCGGCACTATGGCTACCAGCCGCTTCCGGTCTCCGCGGCGGATCGCGCCCGGATGCCCGCCCAGTTCGTCCGGGAGTTCCAGCTCTGGCTCGCCTACAAGCGCCGCCAGCGCGAGGAGCGGCGCCAGGCGGGGCCGCAATATTACGACGATTCGGGCGTGTACCGGATGATGCTGGGGCTGCTGGGCCGCGTGCCCGGGGCAAGATCGTCCTCCGGGTCGAGCGCTCCGATCAAAGAACCCCTGCCGAGCAGCGGGCGCGCCGGCGGGCCGCCCTCCCCCTAGCCGGAGCACCGCCGCACGTCGCATTGACGCCGACATCTGACATGTTAGCATCCAGCCCATCCGGCCGGGCTGAACCCGGTCGCGCGCCGCGGGACGGCGCCAAGACAGGGAAAGGCAGGATCAGGTGGCCGGCGAGTACGATTACATCGTGGTGGGCGGGGGCAGCTCCGGATGCGTGACCGCGGGCCGGCTGGTGAAGGACCACGGCGCCCGCGTCTTGCTCCTGGAAGCCGGCCCCAGCGACCGCACGCCGCTCGTCAACATGCCGGCCGGCTTCATCAAGCTCCTGGGCGTCGAGAAGTTCATGTGGTTCTACGAGACCATGCGCCAGGAGCGGCTGGGCGGCCGCGCCCCGATCATCCCGCAGGGGCGGATCCTGGGCGGCGGCAGCTCGGTCAACGCCATGATCTATGTGCGCGGCCAGCCCGCCGACTACGATCCGTGGGAGGAAAGCAGCGGCGGGGCCGGATGGGCCTATCGCAACATCGTCGCCCACATGCGCCGCATGGAGGGCAACCAGCGCCTGCACAACGCCCTGCACGGCGTGTCCGGCCCGCTGAAAGTCTCCGACCCGCTGCACACCTGCGAGGCGAGCCGCGCCTTCATCCGCGCCGCCCAGGCCGTGGGCATCCCCTATAGCGGCGACTTCAACGGCACGCGGCAGACCGGCGTCGGCTTCTACCAGACCACGACCTACCAGGGCCGCCGCTGCTCCGCGGTCCATGCCTTCCTCGACCCGGTGCGGGACGACCCGAAGCTGACCCTGCAGACCGGCGTGCTGGTCAACCGGATCGTGCTGGAAGGCAGGCGGGCCGTGGGCGTCGAATATGTCCAGAACGGCCAGACCCGCCAGGCCCGGGCGACGCAGGAGGTGATCCTGTGCGCCGGCGCCATCGCCACGCCGAAGCTGATGATGCTCTCCGGCATCGGCCCCGAGGCCGAGCTCGCCCGGCACGGCATCGCGCTGCGGCATCGCCTGGACGGGGTCGGCGCCAATTTTCAGGATCATCACGAGGTGCCGGCCATCGCGATGACCAACGGCGCCTATGGCTACCATGGCCAGGACACCGGCCTGGCGAAGTACCGCAACGGCCTGCAATACCTCCTGTTCCGCTCCGGCCCGGTCGCGTCCAACGGCGTGGAGGCCGGCGGGTTCTACAATCCCGAGGACCCGGACGCCGATCCGACCATCCAGCTGTTCTGCGTGCCGGCAGTGTTCCTCGACAAGGACATCAAGGACGTCCAGCCGGACCACGGCATCACCATCAATTCCTGCCTGCTCCGCCCCAAAAGCCGCGGCTCGATCACGCTGCGCTCCGCCGACCCGACCGCGCCGCCGGTGATCGAGCCCAACTATTTCGACCATCCGGACGACCTGCGCATCACCCTGGCGTCCTTGAAGATCGTCCGGGAGATGTTCGCCGCCGAGCCGCTCAAGGACATGGTCAGGAAGGTGGTGTTCCCCGCCGACGAGCTGACCACCGACGAGCAGCTGGTCGCGCATTGCAAGCGGTTCGTGAAGACCGTCTACCATCCGGCCGGCACCGCCAAGATGGGCACCGAGCGCGACCCGATGGCGGTGGTCGACCCGGAACTGCGGGTGATCGGCCTGGAAGGGCTTCGGGTGTTCGACGCCTCGATGATGCCCAACATCATGAGCGGCAACACCAACACCATCGTCCTGGCGGTGGCCGACAAGGGCGTGGCGATGATGATGAAGGAGGAGCTGCCGGCTCCGGTCGACCTCCCCAACCGGCCGCTCGCGGCATGAGCGTCGGGATCGCGGACCGCGGCGCCGCCGCGGTGCCGCCGATCGACCGCCCGGAGCAGCTCACCGACCTGGTCCTGGCCCGCCTGCGCCAGGACATCGTCGAGGGTGCGCTGGACCTGGGCGAGCGCCTGTCCGAGCAGCAGCTGGCCACCCGCTACCGGGTCACCCGGGCGCCGGTTCGCTCCGCCTGCATCCGCCTGCAGGGCCAGGGCCTGGTCACCATTGTGCCGCAGCGCGGGATCTTCGTGTTCGATCCCAGCGCCCAGGAGGTGCGGGCCTTGTGCGAGCTGCGCGCGGCGCTGGAATTGGAGGCGGCCGCCCTGGCGCTGGCCCGGGACCGGGACGGTCTCCTGCTGGCGCTGGACCGGGTGATCGAGAGGATGCGGCCGTACACCGGGGATCCCGCAAGGATCGCCGAGCTCGGCTACCAGAGCCTGGATTCCGACTTCCACCTGGCAATCCTGCAGGCCGCCGCCAGCCCCATGCTGCTGGAAGCCTACCGGTCCACGGTGAACTGGCGGTTCTCGGCGCTCCGGACCCGGCTGGCCCGCCAGTCCGAGCATGCCGGGAACTCGTTCCGCGAGCATCTGGAGATCCGCGACGCCGTCCGCCAGGGCGACCTGCCGGATCTCCAGGCGCGGCTGCGCCGCCATATCGACAACACCGACCGCTACTACGCCCGCCTGCTCCAGGCGCGCGCGTCCCAATCCGCCGACTGAAGAGGATCCGCCGTGAGCGCCTTCTACGCCGACATGAAGAACTCGACCCATCCGCTGGCCCCGGCGGAGATCGCGGTCAAGGCGATCCCCGACGACGAGCGGGTCTGGGTCCCGCAGGCGCCGGATGTCTGGTTCCGGCCCCTGATGCTCAACACGCTGGCCGGCCAGTGGTGCAACCTCCTGCGGGTGCGAAAGTCCGGCATCCTGTCCCGCCACCTGCACCCCAACCCGGTGCATGGCTTCGTGCTCAAGGGCCGGTGGAAGTATCTGGAGCACGAGTGGACCGCCGAAACCGGCTCCTATGTGTTCGAGCCGCCGGGCGAGATCCACACGCTCTGGGTGCCCGAGGATACCGAGGAGATGATCACCTTCTTCAACATCACCGGCTGCATGTACTACCTGAACGACAAGGACGAGCATGTCGGCTTCGAGGACGTGTTCAAGAAGATCGACATGTGCCGCAAGCACTACAGCGAGGTCGGCCTGGGCGCCGATTATCTCGACCAGTTCATCCGCTGATCCCGACCGCTCCCGCACACCCGCAAAGGCCTGAGCCGATGTCCACCGCCTTCCGCCCGGACCTGTTCCAGGGCCGCCATGTCCTCATCACCGGCGGCACGTCCGGGATCGGCAAGGCGGTGGCGAAAGCCTTCCTCGCCCATGGCGCCAGCGTCACCGCGGTGGGCGCCCTGCCCGCCGAGGTCGAGGCCGCCGAAGCGGACCTGCCGGGTGCCAGGCGCCAGGTCCTGGACGTGCGCGACAACGCCGCCGTGCTGGCCCTGGTCGGCAGCCTGCCGCGGCTCGACGTGCTGGTGACCTGTGCCGGGGTGATCCGCCGCCATGCCGAGCTGGAGCCGGACGTGTTCGCCGACGTGCTCGACATCAACCTGAACGGCACGATGCGCGCCTGCGCCGCCGCCCGGCCGCTGCTGGCCGCGTCCGGCGGCTCGATCGTCACCACCGCCTCGATGCTGAGCTTCTTCGGCGGTGGCCTGGTGCCGGGCTATGCCGCGTCGAAGGGCGGCGTGGCGCAGCTCACCAAATCCCTGGCGATCGCCTATGCCGCGGACGGCATCCGGGTGAACGCGATCGCGCCCGGCTGGATCGAGACCCCGCTCACCGGCGGCATCCAGGAGGACCAGGCGCGCTATGCCGCGATCCGCGACCGCACCGCGCTCAAGCGCTGGGGCAAGCCCGACGACCTGACAGGCGCGGTCCTGTTCCTGGCCTCCCCCGCCGCCGCCTACATCACCGGCACGGTCCTGCCCGTCGATGGCGGCTACCTGGTCGTCTGAGCCGTACCTGTTCCGCCGGCTCCGGTGGCCGGCGGCTCAGACATGGGCCAGGATGTTCACCAGCCGGCCGAACGGGTCACGGACATAGAAGCGCCGCACGCCCCAGGGCTCGGTCGCCGGGCCATAGGCCACCGGCAGGCCCCGGGCCAGCACCCGGCGATAAACCTCGTCCAGGTCGTCGACCTCGACCGAAAGATCCGGCACCGGCGTGCCCGAGCCGCCTTCGCTCGCGATGGAGACCTGCGCCAGGGCACTTCCCTCGCCGGCGAACGTCATGATCCAGCCATGGTCCATCACCAAGCGCAGGCCAAGGATATCGCCGTAGAAGGAGCGGGCGTCCTCCAGCCGATCCGAGGCGATGTTGGCGACGATGCGTTTCACGGCCATCCGATCTTCCCCAGCGCATGGAGACATGGCTCGGCGATCCGGAGCCGAGCCCATCCATCAGCCGAGCATAGCAGGACCGCATCGACCCGGCAGGACCGCCGTTCTATGGCTGGAGGTCCGCGACCTCCGAGCGGCCCGACCCGTGGCTGCCGCCGCGTCGCGACGAGGAGAGCCTACCGATGATCGAGAGCGCACGCTTCCCCGGACGCTACCTGCAGGGACCAGGGGCCCTGGCACGGCTGGGCGAGGAAGCGTGCGGCTACGGCAGCTCGGCCCTGGCGCTGCTGGATGGCGGCGTGTTCGACCGCCTGGCGCCGCGTGTCCAGGAGGCCTGCGCCGGCTCGGTGGAACTCGTGCTGCGCCGCCATGGCGGCGAGTGCTCGCCCGAGGAGATCGACGCCGCGGTCAAGGCGGCGCAGGCGGCGGGCAGCCGGCTGGTGATCGGCATCGGCGGCGGCAAGGTCCTGGATACCGCCAAGGTCGTGGCGCACGAGCTGGGTCAGCCGGTGGTGGTCGTCCCGACCATCGCCGCTTCCGATGCCCCCTGCAGCGCGCTGGCGATCGTCTATCGGCCGGATGGCACCACCCTGCGCGACCAGGTCCTGCCGCGCAGCCCGGACCTGGTCCTGGTCGACACCGACGTGATCGCCCAGGCGCCGGCGCGCATGCTGGCGGCGGGGATCGGCGACGCGCTCGCCACCTGGTACGAGGCGGAGAGCTGCCGCCGGAGCGGTGCCCCCAACATGATGGGCACGCCCGGCGTACCGATGGCGCACGCCATCGCCGCCTATTGCCGGGACGTGGTCTGGGAGTTCGCCGAGGCGGCGCTGGCCGAATGCGATGCCGACCGAGCCGGGCCGGCGCTGGAGCGGATCGTCGAGGCCAACATCCTGGCCAGCGGGATCGGCTTCGAATCCGGCGGGGTCGCTGCGGCCCATGCCATCCACCATGGCCTGTGCGAGTTGGACGAGGTCCACCATCACCTCCACGGCGAGAAGGTCGCCATCGGCATCCTGGCGGGCCTGCTCCTGCACGAGGACATGGAAGAGTTCGAGCGGGTCCGCGCCTTTCTCCAGCGGGTCCGCCTGCCGGTCAGCCTGAGCGGGATCGGCATCGCCGACGCCTCGCTGGCCAAGCTCGAGAAGGTCGCCGCCCGGGCCTGCCGGGCCGCCGAGATCATCCATTTCGAGCCGATCCCGATCAGCGAGGCCATGGTGGTCCGCGCCCTCCAGCGACTGGCGTGATTTTGATGAGCGATCCGGACGACGAACCCCGTGGCTATGCCTCCCCGGCCTGCTCCATGCACGAGCTGGATCCCGCCTACATGGGTCTGCCTGCCGACCCCAGTCAGGTGATGAGCTGGCGCAAGCTGGAACGCGCCCGCCTGATCGAGGCGCGCATGGCGGTGCCGGCCTCGGTCCGCGCGGGCCACGCGGCGGCGATCGGCCGGGCCCTCGACGCGGAAATCGGCGATCCGGCCGGCCGGACGATCAGCCTGTTCTGGCCGTTCCGGGGCGAGCCGGACCTGCGGTTCTGGATGGAGGCGGCCAGTGCGAAGGGTGCGGTATGCGCCCTGCCGGTCGTGGTGGAGAAGAGAGCGCCGCTGCAGTTCCGGGCCTGGCGGCAGGGCGACCGGATGGAGCGCGGGATCTGGAACATCCTGGTGCCGGCGGACGGCGCCGAGGTCGTGCCCGACATCGTGATCGCTCCCTTGGTCGGATTCGACGCGGCCTGCTTCCGCTTGGGCTATGGCGGCGGCTATTTCGACCGGACCCTGGCCCGGCTGAACCGCGCGCCCAAGGTGATCGGCGTCGGCTACGAACTGCAAAGGATCGAGACGATCCGGCCGCTCGACCACGACATCCCGATGGACGTGATCGTGACCGAACTTGGAACGGCGATGCGCCGCGGCTGACGGGTCGGCCGCGGCGCATGCTCAGGAGGTGACCGGCCGGTTCAGGCCTTGCAGGCGCTGGTCACCGACATCTTGGTCTTCTGGTCGGCGAACGCCTTGGTGGCCTTCCACCAGGCTGCGTTGCTGTTCCACTTGTCCCAGCCGCTGGAATGGCTGGCGGACGCGCGCGAGCCCCAGATGATGGCGCCGTCGGTCAGCTTGTGGAGGGTCTCCAGCTGGAGCTTCCAGAAGCTCTCGGGGATATAGGTCGAGCCGATCTTCGGCTCGGTGTTGTGGTACTGCGGCCAGAGCAGCGCGATCACCGGCTTTCCGTACTGCCGGGCTTCGGCGATGTTGGTGCGGGCATATTCCAGCCAGCCGGCCTGGTCGGTCTTGAAGGTGTAGAGCGACGGGAACACGACGTCGACTTCGGCCGCCAGCGGGCGGATCTTCTCGTTGTTGCCGAGCCAGGTATGCCAGCGGTCCGGGCGGTAGCTCTTGCTGGTGGGCGCCAGGTAGTTCCGCTCCGGGATCAGCATGTAGTAGCCGAACTTGATCCGGGTATTGCCCGCCGCACGCACGCCTTCCTTCAGCGTCCGGACCACCGTGATGAGCTTGTCCATCTCCTTGATGGTGTCCCAGTGCTCGATGTCGATGACCGCATAGCGCGGGTTGCGCTTGAGCAGGAGCGGGACGACCTTGTTCTTGAGCTGGGCGATGTTGGGCTTTTCCTGCGACCCGCTGCCGAACAGGGTGTCGCCGTAGAGCATGTAGAGGTCTTCGCTGATGCCGCAGTTCGCGAACGACGGCATGTTGTGATAGCGGAAGCCCTTGTAGATCACCCAGTCGCTGGAGTTGCCGCCGGAATTGTTGTTGTTCGGCACCGACGGCGTGTTGGGCGTGCTGCCGCCATTATTGGTGCTGCCGCCATTATTGGTGTTGTCGACGGGCTTCTCGGTCTCGGGCTCCGACTTGGACCCGCCGCCGAACTTCGCCGCGACCGCGGCGGCATAGGCCACCACATAGGCGTCGGTGATCTTGTTCTTCTTCAGATAGTAGGCGTACTGCTCGGCCTTGGCCGGATTGGTCTTCGCCTGCTCGCGCATGACCGTCATGTTGTAGCGCCAGCCGCTGTTGTCGATCACGGCGCCCTTGAGGATCGAGGCGGAGGCGGCGGTCGTTCCGGCCGGCTTGCTGCTCGCCGGCTGGGTGCTCCCGCCTTTGCCGAACTTCGCGGCCACCGCGGCGGCATAAGCCACGATATACTCGTCGGTGACCTTCAGCTTCTTGAGATAGTCGGCGTACTGCTTGGCCTTGGCCGAGCTGGTCTTCGCCTGCTCGCGCATCACCGTCAGATTGTAGCGCCAGCCGGACTGGTCGATCGTGACATTGCCGAGATTGACCGCAGCCTGCGCCGCGTTGGTGGAGATGAAGGTCGACATCGAAATCGCCAGCGTCAGGACGACAGCGAACATCGCTCGTTTGGAGCGTCTCATGATCCCCCCCAGGACCGCCAACACGGTGAACGATGCGAAGCAGCAAGCGGCCAGTACGGCGCCTCGAAGAAGGCCGGACTAGAAAATGCGCGACGGTAAATCTTTCGTCACGCCATCAGACAATTGACCACACCACTCCGTAACATCCGGATAGAGGCTGTAGTGGCTTACTTTCGCTGTGAGAACAACTTACGCGCCAAATCTAGATTGCATGACGCACATTTCATATTTCCGGCAGGGAACCCGAGCGCCTTCGTTCATGCATCCGGCCGATGAACTCGCCGATGGCTCAGGTCGTTTTCCCCAGGATTCCTCATCCAGAAGATGATGAAGTCGCTCCGCAGCCTGATCCCGAACCGGGCACTGTGAATTCCGGGGTCTGTTAATGTTTCGAAGCCCCTCGCCCGCCTTTTCGGGCTGCAGGCGTCGCGTCTTGCCGCTTGCCGGCCACGCTGCGAGATTGCGCGGTCGCAAGCTGACCACCCTGCCGCTCAGGCCAGTCCCGATCTGGAGTTTCCGCGTTGACCACCGACGGCCGTTTCCTTCATGCCGCGCACTGGGGCACCTTCTATGCGGTCGTCGAAAGCGGGCGCTTCGTGCGGGCCGAACCCTTCGAGGGTGATCCCACGCCCTCGCCGATTCTTTCCAACATGCCGGAAACCGTGCAGGGCCCGGCGCGGGTCCGCCATCCCATGGTCCGCCAGGACTGGCTGGAGCGCCGGGGCGCCTCCCGTGCCACCCGCGGCACCGGCCCGTTCGTCCGGGTCACCTGGGACCAGGCCCTGGACCTGGTGGCCGGGGAACTGGGGCGGGTGCGGGCCGAGCATGGCGACGCCGCCGTCTATTCCGGCTCCTATGGCTGGTCGTCGGCCGGGCGCTTCCACCATGCCAAGAGCCAGCTGCAGCGGTTCATGAACCTGTCCGGCGGCTCCACGGTCAGCATCCAGAACTACAGCTATGCCGCGGCGATCACGCTGCTGCCCCACGTGGTCGGCACCCTCGCCCCGGTGGCAGGTCCTATGTCGAGCTGGGACGGGATCGCGGCCCACACCGAGCTGTTCGTGGGCTTTGGCGGCCTGGCGCTGAAGAACGCCCAGGTCGAGCCCGGCGGCATCGGCCACCACACCACCGAGACCTGGGTTCGCCGCTGCAAGGCCAACGGCACCGCCTTCGTCAATATCGGCCCCTCGCGCGCCGACATGCCGGCCTGGCTGGACGCGGACTGGGTCCCGCTCCGCCCGAACACCGACACCGCCCTGATCCTGGCGCTGTGCCACAGCCTCCTGGCCGAGGACCTGCACGACCGCGGCTTCC
Proteins encoded in this region:
- a CDS encoding VOC family protein, whose product is MAVKRIVANIASDRLEDARSFYGDILGLRLVMDHGWIMTFAGEGSALAQVSIASEGGSGTPVPDLSVEVDDLDEVYRRVLARGLPVAYGPATEPWGVRRFYVRDPFGRLVNILAHV
- a CDS encoding SDR family NAD(P)-dependent oxidoreductase, which produces MSTAFRPDLFQGRHVLITGGTSGIGKAVAKAFLAHGASVTAVGALPAEVEAAEADLPGARRQVLDVRDNAAVLALVGSLPRLDVLVTCAGVIRRHAELEPDVFADVLDINLNGTMRACAAARPLLAASGGSIVTTASMLSFFGGGLVPGYAASKGGVAQLTKSLAIAYAADGIRVNAIAPGWIETPLTGGIQEDQARYAAIRDRTALKRWGKPDDLTGAVLFLASPAAAYITGTVLPVDGGYLVV
- a CDS encoding 2,4'-dihydroxyacetophenone dioxygenase family protein — translated: MKNSTHPLAPAEIAVKAIPDDERVWVPQAPDVWFRPLMLNTLAGQWCNLLRVRKSGILSRHLHPNPVHGFVLKGRWKYLEHEWTAETGSYVFEPPGEIHTLWVPEDTEEMITFFNITGCMYYLNDKDEHVGFEDVFKKIDMCRKHYSEVGLGADYLDQFIR
- a CDS encoding GMC family oxidoreductase — protein: MAGEYDYIVVGGGSSGCVTAGRLVKDHGARVLLLEAGPSDRTPLVNMPAGFIKLLGVEKFMWFYETMRQERLGGRAPIIPQGRILGGGSSVNAMIYVRGQPADYDPWEESSGGAGWAYRNIVAHMRRMEGNQRLHNALHGVSGPLKVSDPLHTCEASRAFIRAAQAVGIPYSGDFNGTRQTGVGFYQTTTYQGRRCSAVHAFLDPVRDDPKLTLQTGVLVNRIVLEGRRAVGVEYVQNGQTRQARATQEVILCAGAIATPKLMMLSGIGPEAELARHGIALRHRLDGVGANFQDHHEVPAIAMTNGAYGYHGQDTGLAKYRNGLQYLLFRSGPVASNGVEAGGFYNPEDPDADPTIQLFCVPAVFLDKDIKDVQPDHGITINSCLLRPKSRGSITLRSADPTAPPVIEPNYFDHPDDLRITLASLKIVREMFAAEPLKDMVRKVVFPADELTTDEQLVAHCKRFVKTVYHPAGTAKMGTERDPMAVVDPELRVIGLEGLRVFDASMMPNIMSGNTNTIVLAVADKGVAMMMKEELPAPVDLPNRPLAA
- a CDS encoding 5-formyltetrahydrofolate cyclo-ligase, with the translated sequence MSDPDDEPRGYASPACSMHELDPAYMGLPADPSQVMSWRKLERARLIEARMAVPASVRAGHAAAIGRALDAEIGDPAGRTISLFWPFRGEPDLRFWMEAASAKGAVCALPVVVEKRAPLQFRAWRQGDRMERGIWNILVPADGAEVVPDIVIAPLVGFDAACFRLGYGGGYFDRTLARLNRAPKVIGVGYELQRIETIRPLDHDIPMDVIVTELGTAMRRG
- a CDS encoding polysaccharide pyruvyl transferase family protein translates to MRILILAGDADGNIGDQAIRTATCALLRRHAPEAAITVVTSRPEQVARELGVATVRRGAAGALLQAMRRSDLVLVGGGGLFQDDDSLLKMPYWAAQTLAARAAGAKVAGFALGVGPLGHRSSRLAARAAFRTMTQLTVRDPLAQKVAQALADRPVQLLPDPAICLEPADPGQARAHLERAGLPDDGRPILGVAVRRWFPPEPRLIPRKFARRLGLADPQDSPQGQILVERLAGLLDRQVERHGVRVLFLPTYCAPSEADDRLAGRIAERMRHRAEALVVPIADAALLKACTGLCRAFLGGRMHPLILAAGMGVPLVGLGYNPKFDGFAALLGIAERVVNVRALVEADGAGRLDDLLDAALTGPPPDPAAVARCIAAVDTGVERLLAVI
- a CDS encoding sulfotransferase family protein, whose product is MESNQETFNDCAPIFVLGSTRSGTTLTRSILSAHSNIAIADGFHYWVEVAHFSKVVPDLRAPGALDQFFTLLRTSRHFVHIADLDPELAEVRTLLEQDPNPTPARYFRYAMETYARRRGAARFGEKTSANVRYLDEVQAMFPQGRILNLVRDPRANVTSHLHVPWASRDVVSLALKWKLAVRSFLDFQARGPRYPQNVMEVRYEDLVDEPEAVIRRICAFVGEPYDPKMLAHQDHSGIKVSALPWKTGVTKAIYGGAVDRWRQELTGPRLALVQWLTAPEMRHYGYQPLPVSAADRARMPAQFVREFQLWLAYKRRQREERRQAGPQYYDDSGVYRMMLGLLGRVPGARSSSGSSAPIKEPLPSSGRAGGPPSP
- a CDS encoding glycerol dehydrogenase produces the protein MIESARFPGRYLQGPGALARLGEEACGYGSSALALLDGGVFDRLAPRVQEACAGSVELVLRRHGGECSPEEIDAAVKAAQAAGSRLVIGIGGGKVLDTAKVVAHELGQPVVVVPTIAASDAPCSALAIVYRPDGTTLRDQVLPRSPDLVLVDTDVIAQAPARMLAAGIGDALATWYEAESCRRSGAPNMMGTPGVPMAHAIAAYCRDVVWEFAEAALAECDADRAGPALERIVEANILASGIGFESGGVAAAHAIHHGLCELDEVHHHLHGEKVAIGILAGLLLHEDMEEFERVRAFLQRVRLPVSLSGIGIADASLAKLEKVAARACRAAEIIHFEPIPISEAMVVRALQRLA
- a CDS encoding GntR family transcriptional regulator gives rise to the protein MSVGIADRGAAAVPPIDRPEQLTDLVLARLRQDIVEGALDLGERLSEQQLATRYRVTRAPVRSACIRLQGQGLVTIVPQRGIFVFDPSAQEVRALCELRAALELEAAALALARDRDGLLLALDRVIERMRPYTGDPARIAELGYQSLDSDFHLAILQAAASPMLLEAYRSTVNWRFSALRTRLARQSEHAGNSFREHLEIRDAVRQGDLPDLQARLRRHIDNTDRYYARLLQARASQSAD